The Spartobacteria bacterium genomic interval TCCCTATGAAAACCATTAAAGCGCATGGCGATTTCGGATTGGGAACATTCAACAATCTGGACGGGGAAATGGTTATGCTGGACGGCATCTGTTATCAGATTCCTGGCGACGGCACCGTGCATGTCATGCCGGACGACGTGAACACGCCCTTTGCCTGTGTTACCTTTTACAAGCCGCTCAGCTGTGATAGGTCAGAAAAGGCCATGGATTATCCGGCATTCCTGCGCTGGATTGAACAGCAGTTGTTTTCACCCAACATCTGCTATGCGATTCGCATTACAGGGAGCTTTTCATCGATGTCCGTCCGTTCCGTTCCGAAGCAGGAGAACTACCGTCCACTCGTCGATGTGGCAAAAGAACA includes:
- the budA gene encoding acetolactate decarboxylase, with the protein product MTHTHHKSHQHLYLCAPVNALVEGLYEEKIPMKTIKAHGDFGLGTFNNLDGEMVMLDGICYQIPGDGTVHVMPDDVNTPFACVTFYKPLSCDRSEKAMDYPAFLRWIEQQLFSPNICYAIRITGSFSSMSVRSVPKQENYRPLVDVAKEQPVFHFKKVKGTLAGFFTPNFLSSLNVPGIHLHFLSDDHSCGGHLLECETLHVSCSIQPLQKLELGLPMSLDYLTCSFERNTESDLDAAEK